In Pleuronectes platessa chromosome 8, fPlePla1.1, whole genome shotgun sequence, the genomic stretch ATTATgttattaaatttgatattgttttttcATCCTAGTCTTTGTGCGAACAATTACAAGTTATCTCATgccattgttgtgttgttaattGAATTTTGTAAATACTCTTTAAATGTATTACACTGAAATAGACATATAATATACGTAAAACCCTGTGAATACAGAAGAACACACCTCGCTTTTGTGTTTGACTTTACGTTCCGTTTTCTGTgtgtaaaaataattaaagagtGACAGAAGTGAATCCTCACTTGTATTCTtaacttttttctgtttgcctTTTTACTGATAGTCTCAAAAGTAAACTAAGCTTTATATTTGGCCTACAGTAGTCAATGCTAGAAGAACAGATTTATGAAACGTACAAATGATTCCAATATTCCAGCGATTTGTCTTAAGTTTAgtaaagtgaaacaaaacttTAACAATTATCATAACGTTTATATGATATGTTCTCATACTCTTTCATTACAATGAATAGAAAAAACGGTAAATATGTATCGTTATCCATTACCAAACCTtacatgaaatattaatttcataGTTTCTAACTTAGGGAATACATTTAGTTGGgactgaaaatgtattttagtcGGCATCTTCAACATTAAAAGCACAAAACAACTACTGCTCTTTGCATGCATCACATTCATGCTTAAAACTCAAACATAAAACGAGCGTGTCCCTCCAAGAGAGTCTGTGCATAAAAACAATGTTCAACTGGTAAAATCCGAAGTGTCCCTGCATGATAAATAATTATATCGATCTTTACCTCGTTttcaatttaatatatttgcCCTTCAGTTTGCCTAACTTCTCCTCCAACAATGATACATGACGAATAATTAATACTTAGATAACAAAAACACTAATTATTGGAAACTAAAGATAATGGGTCAACGTATTTGTAAGTTTCCATGTGATTGTGTTGGATTGTtagtaaaacattaataaatgtaataGCACTTAATATCATGCTGTTGGTGGAAATTATGGCATTTTGACTTATGATGCATATTTCATTTTTGAGGCAGTTTTAAGTCTTTATGCGTATTGAATCAAAATaagtgaaaagaagaagaaatattttCAAACACAGCACAACACTGTTGTGTTCAAAGAGAAGTGGACTGAGATTCACCGAATACAGTTAAGTGTAATTCACGTTAAGTACATGTTTCTCCATACCTGCAGAGTAGAAGCTGCTGAGCCGCTCGTGTCTGTGAGTCCTGTGCCTCTCGGTAAACTGGACACGATGTATCTGGAGCCCTTTGGCACAGGCTGTCTGACCACCATCTTTCCTTTCCGGGTCTCTGCCAGAAACAAACTGTACCAGTAGGCATCGTTGGAGACCAGAGTGGAATCTGCGATGGTGGAGTTCCTCTCACTGATCACACTGTTCCTGCAGGGAGGAGCCGCGTTGCTGGGCTTGGGTTTCTGACACTTGAGCACGATGGTGACCAATATGGTGATGAGCAGGAGAAACGACACGGAGCCCAGACCGATCACCAGATACAGGTTTAGGTCTGAGAAGATGTCGTACTCTAGAGGCACCTCAGTCATGTCAGAGTAGGCCTTAACGACAGTCTCCACCGTGGACAGCTTGATGGTGACTGTAGCAGAGAGAGCAGGCTCCCCGTTGTCCTTGGCCACAACAACAAGTCTCTGGTGGCGTGGATCTCTGTAACTGAACATCCTCATAGTCCGGATCTCTCCGTTGTACTGGTCCAGACTGAACAAGGTGGCGTCAGTCACCTGTAGAAACTGGTAGGTAATCCGAGAGTTGTGCACCGAGTCTGTGTCTAAAGCGATCACCTTGGAAACCAGGGAGCCTTTATCAGTGGATCTGGggatcttctcctccaccaccgaGCCGTGCGCGCGCCACGGAGACACGATAACCGGAGCGTTGTCATTCTGGTCCACAATAACAATATGGACGGTCACGTTACTGCTGAGTGGAGGAGAACCAGAGTCTCTGGCTTCGATGTGGAAAAGAAACTCCTTCTCGATCTCATAGTCAAAAGTTTTCAGTGCGTAAAGATTACCGTTCTCTGGGTTGATGGAGAACAGCATGGACATGGAGGTGTTGGCTATCTCCTTCTCCAGGATGAAATAAACCAGATACTGGTTTTCATGGAGATCAGGGTCAAAGGCAGTGAGTGAGCTGAGCAAGGCCCCAGGTGCGTTATTCTCCATCACACGTATCGTATTAAACGACTGAGGGAACTGTGGAACATTGTCATTAACATCCAGCAGCTCTAAAGTCATTGTTTCATTGTCAGATAAAGGAGGAGAACCTCTGTCTGTGACGGTGAAAGTGACGTCATATTCAGGAACCTTCTCACGGTCTAACGGCTCTGACACCACTAATTCATAATAGTTATCAGAGGATTCTCTCAGTTTGAAAGGCATATTATCTGGAATACGAAGATCCACCACTCCATTGTCACCAGAGTCTTTATCACTGACACTAACCACAGCGATCACTGTGTCTAATTCTATGTTTTCATTGACTGGACTCTGAAATGATTTAATAGATATTTCTGGGTGGTTGTCATTCATGTCTTCAACCAGAATCTTTATGGTACATTGTCCTGATAAACTAGTGGCTCCGTGGTCGGTTGCTATAACTTCCATATCATAAATCCTGAAGTCCTCGTAGTTTAACATTCCCTTCACAGTAATTTCACCAGTGGAAGGATTCAGATTAAATGTTTCCTGCGTCTTTTCTGAAGTATATAAACTATATGAGTAAATTATGTCAGCGTTTGACCCCTCATCCAAATCCGTTGCATTCAGATGAATAACAAGACTTCCTATCGGGGAATTCTCCAGTATTTTTATATTATGAATCGCTTTATCAAAAGTCGGAGCGTTGTCGTTTGTGTCTAATACACGAACAATAACACTGGCAGTACCAGAACGAGCAGGTGTTCCTCCATCTACAGCTGTGAGTATTAAATTATGAACAGCCTGCTGCTCCCGGTCTAAAGTCTTTTTCAAGATTAATTCAGCAAATTTGGACCCATCTCTTCCGGTCTGAACttcaatattaaaatattcaCTTTCACTGAGATGGTAAGTTTTCACTGAGTTGCTCCCGACATCAGGATCAACTGCATTACTGAGAGAGAATCTCTCTCCTTTTGACGTTGACTCAGAAATGTCTAAGTGTATGACGTCTCTTCGAAATTTAGGGGCGTTGTCGTTTATATCCAGAATTTCTACTTCTATATTAAATATTCTTACTGGGCTTTCTAGTATTACTTCCAGTTTGAGATAACAAGATGCAGACGATTTGTAATTGCAGACATGTTCGCCATCAATCTTCTCCACAATGTACAGTTCCCCAGTCTCTTTGTTCACATCCAGATATTTCTTATTTGCGATGATATCCAGACGCATCTTCCTCTGATTCAGTGTTTTCACATCCAGGCCAAGATCAGTAGCGAGGTTTGCTACAACTGATCCTTCTTTCATTTCCTCGTTTATTGAATAATGAGTCACTGAAGTCGATATGTTACAAACGAGGGAAAAAATAACTAGAATCACGAGCAGCACGTACCTTCTGCAAGACTCCATTGTTACATCGGGTCGCATTGTTGTCCGTGTTCAGTTCAGTCTTAATGCGGATATCCGGGATTATTTGTTGCGATAAACATCGACCTCTATcatattaataaagttttaatcCACACGATATTCCAGCAGTATTTGAAAAAACTAGGAGTGTGTTTTCCGAGCGGCGTTTCAACACCACGAAGCTGTCCGGCTGATTCACGATCTGCCGTAATGGCAGCGAGTCACTGTCATGACGTTCATGTTCTGGATTTTTACTAACGGAACAGCGCCACCCTTTAagttttgaattaatatttttgctagatttattataataacaatattttttcattgtttcttGTCATTGTGAGTTTTA encodes the following:
- the LOC128446288 gene encoding protocadherin alpha-C2, which translates into the protein MRPDVTMESCRRYVLLVILVIFSLVCNISTSVTHYSINEEMKEGSVVANLATDLGLDVKTLNQRKMRLDIIANKKYLDVNKETGELYIVEKIDGEHVCNYKSSASCYLKLEVILESPVRIFNIEVEILDINDNAPKFRRDVIHLDISESTSKGERFSLSNAVDPDVGSNSVKTYHLSESEYFNIEVQTGRDGSKFAELILKKTLDREQQAVHNLILTAVDGGTPARSGTASVIVRVLDTNDNAPTFDKAIHNIKILENSPIGSLVIHLNATDLDEGSNADIIYSYSLYTSEKTQETFNLNPSTGEITVKGMLNYEDFRIYDMEVIATDHGATSLSGQCTIKILVEDMNDNHPEISIKSFQSPVNENIELDTVIAVVSVSDKDSGDNGVVDLRIPDNMPFKLRESSDNYYELVVSEPLDREKVPEYDVTFTVTDRGSPPLSDNETMTLELLDVNDNVPQFPQSFNTIRVMENNAPGALLSSLTAFDPDLHENQYLVYFILEKEIANTSMSMLFSINPENGNLYALKTFDYEIEKEFLFHIEARDSGSPPLSSNVTVHIVIVDQNDNAPVIVSPWRAHGSVVEEKIPRSTDKGSLVSKVIALDTDSVHNSRITYQFLQVTDATLFSLDQYNGEIRTMRMFSYRDPRHQRLVVVAKDNGEPALSATVTIKLSTVETVVKAYSDMTEVPLEYDIFSDLNLYLVIGLGSVSFLLLITILVTIVLKCQKPKPSNAAPPCRNSVISERNSTIADSTLVSNDAYWYSLFLAETRKGKMVVRQPVPKGSRYIVSSLPRGTGLTDTSGSAASTLQVWRNMYLT